From the genome of Psychroserpens ponticola, one region includes:
- a CDS encoding putative porin codes for MRILFLFTLFLLSLTSYSQNQVKKLQTQNESVLDTSKFSNSKSKKGDIYNEKASIEQYLIISSKRDTTYVDTTLSIRKDYKFNYLRKDNFELISFSNIGQTYNSLSKNLVSKSTLPLFGARARHFNYMEIEDINYYYVPTPFTELFFKTAFEQGQVLDAFFSVNTSPQFNFSIAYKGLRSLGNYQHILTSTGNLRFTTNFHTKNHRYNIRAHIVTQDLLNQENGGIKDEDIQNFESGNEDFIDRAVFDPQFENAESILRGKRFYLEHEYKFSNSTDSIANVLRAGQIISFEDKYYQFDQTQENEYFGEAFISSIVDRTTLEDFYNRFYLNFEHQVLGNFQFNLDYHNYNYGYNSVTILDNETLPNRIKESTFALGGIYSNNFGKLFVSSELKFNLNGDIKGDMFNANAQYKFTNDFQLKASLFTSSSAPSFNHLLYKSGYINYNWSNSDTYKNVNTRQFLFELNSAKIVNLTFDYTNIDNYTFFTKIDEGVNSIQSSDQINYLRVKINKEIKYGKFALENTIMYQNVIEGDNMVNVPDFISRNTLYYSNHFFKKALFLQTGVTLNYFSEYYMDAYDPLLAEFYVQNDTEIGNFPRLDFFLNAKIRQTRIFFKAEHFNAAFTGYDYFSAPNYPYRDFAIRFGLVWDFFL; via the coding sequence ATGAGAATACTATTTTTATTTACTCTATTTTTATTAAGTTTAACGTCTTACTCTCAAAACCAAGTAAAAAAACTTCAAACTCAAAATGAGTCAGTTTTAGATACTTCAAAGTTTTCTAATTCAAAATCTAAAAAGGGTGATATTTATAATGAGAAAGCCTCTATAGAGCAATATTTGATAATATCTAGTAAAAGAGACACTACTTATGTCGATACGACGTTATCAATTCGCAAAGATTATAAGTTTAATTACCTTAGGAAAGATAACTTTGAATTAATATCATTTTCTAATATTGGACAAACTTATAATTCTTTAAGTAAGAATTTAGTAAGTAAGTCAACTTTACCTTTGTTTGGTGCTAGAGCACGTCATTTTAATTATATGGAGATTGAGGATATTAATTATTATTATGTTCCTACACCTTTTACAGAATTGTTTTTTAAAACTGCATTTGAACAAGGGCAAGTTCTTGATGCCTTTTTTTCTGTTAATACGTCTCCTCAATTTAATTTTTCGATTGCATATAAAGGTTTAAGGTCTCTTGGTAATTATCAACACATATTGACTAGTACTGGGAATTTAAGGTTTACTACAAATTTTCACACCAAGAATCATAGATATAATATTAGAGCTCATATTGTAACCCAGGATCTATTAAATCAAGAAAATGGAGGGATTAAAGATGAAGATATTCAAAATTTTGAATCTGGAAACGAAGATTTTATTGATAGAGCAGTATTTGATCCTCAGTTTGAAAATGCTGAAAGTATTCTCAGAGGAAAACGTTTTTATCTAGAACATGAATATAAGTTTTCTAACTCAACAGATTCCATTGCTAATGTTTTAAGAGCAGGTCAAATTATTTCTTTTGAAGATAAATATTATCAATTTGATCAAACTCAAGAAAATGAATACTTTGGAGAAGCCTTCATTAGTTCTATTGTAGATAGAACGACACTTGAGGATTTTTATAATCGCTTTTATCTTAATTTTGAACACCAAGTTTTGGGTAATTTTCAGTTTAATTTGGATTACCATAATTATAATTATGGTTACAATAGCGTAACTATTCTAGATAATGAAACATTACCAAACAGGATTAAAGAAAGTACGTTTGCTTTAGGTGGAATATATTCTAATAACTTTGGAAAGTTGTTTGTGTCTAGTGAGTTAAAATTTAATTTGAATGGAGATATTAAAGGTGACATGTTTAACGCAAATGCTCAATATAAATTCACTAATGATTTTCAGTTGAAAGCATCTTTATTTACTAGCTCCTCTGCACCTAGTTTTAATCACTTATTATATAAAAGTGGTTATATTAATTATAATTGGAGTAATTCTGATACTTATAAAAATGTAAATACGAGACAGTTTCTTTTTGAATTAAATTCAGCCAAAATTGTAAATCTTACTTTTGATTATACTAATATTGATAATTATACTTTTTTTACTAAAATAGATGAAGGAGTTAATTCAATTCAATCTTCGGATCAAATTAATTACTTGCGGGTTAAGATCAATAAAGAAATTAAGTATGGAAAATTTGCCCTAGAGAATACTATAATGTATCAAAATGTTATAGAAGGAGATAATATGGTTAATGTTCCTGATTTTATTTCTAGGAATACTTTGTATTATTCTAATCATTTTTTTAAAAAAGCATTATTTCTTCAAACAGGAGTTACACTAAATTACTTTTCTGAATATTATATGGATGCATATGATCCGTTATTGGCTGAATTCTATGTGCAAAATGACACAGAAATTGGAAATTTCCCTAGGTTAGATTTTTTTTTAAATGCGAAAATAAGACAAACACGTATCTTTTTTAAGGCTGAACATTTTAATGCTGCTTTTACTGGTTATGATTATTTTTCTGCACCAAATTACCCATATAGAGATTTTGCAATACGCTTTGGCCTAGTTTGGGATTTCTTTTTATAA